The following proteins come from a genomic window of Athalia rosae chromosome 1, iyAthRosa1.1, whole genome shotgun sequence:
- the LOC110117415 gene encoding glucose dehydrogenase [FAD, quinone]-like: MLVSYIWNAFKLALSRGSMLNHIYFLEILLSLFRPDIVDKGQRVRFTDPVDLTASYDYIVIGGGSAGSVLANRLSEIEQNTVLLLEAGGDEPLYGDLPSLQPNLVLSKEHTWKFLAEPSDNYCQGMKNKQCIITNGKGLGGTSAMHAMHYIRGNRRDYDHWEELGNPGWGYDDILPYFKKSEDNRIPEQRNSSYHGTDGYLTVERSKYDNGLTPYFLDAVDYLGYKTIDVNGEKQTGANYLPFTLRDGLRCSTAKGFLRSASSRKNLFVSGNSYVRKILIDEETKTAYGVEFRHKGVDYRVRANLEVILSAGALQSPKVLMLSGIGPAEHLKEVGVKVIHDSPGVGQNLADHIVPGGLIFTVDIPEDKTELAAPTLLTAKSLKDFVTKKEGLLYRQAMAEAVAFLNTKYADPSGQYPDIQLVYIPMAETVGDGSAVKAIHNLRDDFWDPLMRNRMDKRAFTLFPILLRPYSKGYVQLKNADADSDPKIVLNTFGDSRDINTIVDAMKQCVNITMTPAFQQFNARLDPVPIPGCAQLEIFSDEYFECMVRYYTVTTSHYSCTCRMGPASDKLAVVDSRLRVHGVNNLRVVDASVLPETPSGNTNAPTIMVAEKASDLIKEDQKNSVGY, encoded by the exons ATGTTGGTCTCCTACATCTGGAATGCCTTCAAGCTGGCTTTGTCCCGTGGTTCGATGTTGAACCACATCTATTTCCTAGAGATATTGCTGTCACTGTTCCGACCAGATATCGTGGACAAAGGACAGAGGGTTCGCTTCACCGATCCAGTAGACCTGACGGCAAGTTATGACTACATAGTAATCGGCGGTGGTTCCGCAGGATCCGTCTTAGCCAATAGATTGAGCGAGATCGAACAGAACACAGTATTGCTCCTCGAAGCTGGAGGTGATGAACCACTTTACGGTGATCTACCCTCGTTGCAACCCAATTTGGTACTGAGTAAGGAACACACCTGGAAATTCCTGGCTGAACCATCGGACAATTATTGCCAAGGTATGAAGAACAAACAATGCATCATAACCAATGGCAAAGGTCTTGGCGGTACCAGCGCCATGCACGCTATGCATTACATACGAGGTAACAGAAGGGATTACGATCACTGGGAAGAATTGGGAAACCCCGGATGGGGCTACGACGATATCCTACCATACTTCAAGAAATCTGAAGACAACAGAATCCCGGAACAAAGAAATTCATCCTATCACGGAACCGATGGTTACCTAACGGTCGAGCGAAGTAAATACGACAACGGACTAACACCCTACTTCTTGGACGCTGTTGATTATCTGGGCTACAAAACGATCGACGTGAACGGGGAGAAGCAGACCGGCGCCAATTACTTGCCATTCACTCTCAGAGATGGACTGAGATGCAGTACAGCCAAAGGTTTCTTGCGTTCGGCATCCAGTAGGAAGAATCTCTTTGTAAGCGGAAATTCCTATGTCCGAAAGATCTTAATCGACGAGGAAACGAAAACTGCTTATGGTGTCGAGTTCCGTCATAAAGGCGTAGACTACAGAGTCCGTGCCAATCTAGAAGTTATCCTGTCCGCCGGAGCATTGCAGTCACCCAAAGTTCTGATGCTGTCAGGAATCGGACCCGCGGAACACCTCAAAGAAGTCGGCGTCAAGGTAATCCACGACAGTCCTGGTGTCGGGCAAAATCTTGCGGATCACATCGTTCCCGGCGGTCTTATTTTCACGGTTGACATACCAGAAGATAAAACCGAACTTGCTGCCCCGACATTATTGACTGCAAAATCACTGAAAGATTTCGTCACCAAAAAAGAGGGTCTGCTGTACCGGCAAGCAATGGCAGAAGCCGTCGCGTTCCTCAATACCAA ATACGCCGATCCTTCCGGACAATACCCCGACATTCAGTTGGTCTACATTCCGATGGCCGAGACTGTTGGCGACGGATCTGCCGTCAAGGCCATTCATAATCTCAGGGATGACTTCTGGGATCCTCTTATGCGGAACAGAATGGACAAGCGTGCCTTTACGCTATTCCCGATACTCTTACGCCCGTACAGTAAAGGTTACGTCCAACTGAAAAATGCCGATGCCGATTCCGATCCGAAAATCGTCTTGAATACCTTCGGAGATTCACGAGACATCAATACCATA GTTGACGCTATGAAACAATGCGTGAACATTACTATGACACCCGCTTTCCAACAATTCAACGCACGTCTGGACCCCGTACCGATTCCGGGATGTGCCcaacttgaaatattttccgacGAATACTTCGAATGCATGGTGAGATACTACACGGTAACGACGTCTCACTACAGTTGCACCTGCCGAATGGGCCCTGCTTCGGACAAACTCGCCGTTGTCGACTCTCGCCTCCGAGTTCATGGCGTGAATAATCTCAGAGTTGTTGACGCCTCAGTATTGCCCGAAACCCCGTCAGGTAATACGAACGCACCAACAATCATGGTCGCCGAAAAAGCATCCGATCTGATTAAGGAAGATCAAAAGAATTCAGTTGGTTATTAA